TGGTTCTCTTGaatcaaagaagaaaagagaagagaatcAAAGCCGTTAATTCATAATGTGTGTTTGATTCTCTCTTCCCGCTTCTTATCTTGCTAGCACGAGAATGAGACAATTCCTGGTGATTGGAGTGGACTACTTTAGAGGATCTCAAGGTTGAGTCTTGAGGAAAAAGATCTAGTTGGATATGAGGAGCAATGcttagtttagttcgaaaaaaattatttgacatgcgATAAATTAGTATTCAGTATattgaggataaatataattctcattcagtttttttttttttgataatatcatcaaatttagtgaattttgattaacatagggacttatttgttagacgaaagcaaatgTTATaggtgttaaatgtaatttttcaaaccacgagggtctatatgtaattacaccaaacctcataggaggggagtataattattcttatatgttattattaatatttttaaaactaaaatacatgtacatataaattaaaaataattatttatatattaaaactattatttctttttatgtttctttaaaattataaaactagtTAAAAATGATGTCTTAGACTAGTATTTGCGATTGAGGtctaatgaataaatttgatattattgattcGAGTCCCACCATACGTGTGGGCATTTGTTTCACTTAAtgtgaattatttattatattgagTATCTATCTGATCACTTAATTAACATGAgtttattaatcaaatcacGACCACCTaatgtgaaattattgaatttatcgTAACATgagtttattaaataaattgatgtattttttttactaatttagtattattaatgtaattatgtaatcactacttttataattttttttatagaattagtCTAATAGGGCCAATCTTTTAGATTTGGATTCAATTTGAACTTGATCTAAAGTCTGTAAAAGTTCTAACAAATTGAGCACTGAGGTTTGAAACACATACCTTAAATCTAATCTATTGTTGTCTCAGTAGAACTATCATTCCGGAACATCAAGACCGGTTTTAAGgataatacaaaaattgtaCTAATGTCAAAATGGATTTTTGAATCAACAAATCAGGTAAAAGAACATGTCTAATCAAGAACATCCCATGTGTCCaagattaatcaaaatattatagttgaaaattgaaaagaaatatcTAAGTAtaatgtctttttcttttttctcttttcggAATACAAAAACTCGTATTTATGAAGAAAATGTAACGTAATctcaaaaaaatagttaatagtattttataataaatttaatattttttttcactcaCAAATTCAACATACTCACGTCCATGTTCAAAATTGAAGGCTAATAGGATTTAAACTCAGTTGACGAAATTGAGATCACATGATCTTAGAGATTATCGATTTGAACTGCGCTTTAGGTATGGGATGTTGCTGCTACTGCATAGTAGGTgttgattgaatttaatttatttggtattaataattagaatatgatgattgaattaatttactttaattaataataatttatcgctcttatttcagaaaaaatttattgcagaACATCTTCCAGAAAGATaatcactatgtttgttttcatttccaacttatttaggatacaagtcaaaacatacccaatgtttgtcatcattcaaaaacaccttatttaggtgtttttaactgttttagcataaaatatatatatatacacacacatatatacataaatatatataaaaaagacatgatatgacaatgaatagtaatttttgcctcccaaaatacaacattaaacatataatacttattttaaattatctccaaagacatgatttgacaatgaatagtaatttttgtctccgaaaacacaatattaaatatataatacttattttaaattatctccaaaaacaaatccaaacatatatattatctctaacacacacttatttatctttgtttttctctttctattttcacaaaacacaacaaaacactcaaaaaaacGAATGCAAACATTATGAATGAGTTTTAATTGGGGGTAAAAAACGCATTATACAACACCGATTTTTCTAATGTCGTGCGAACTTCTTTGACTCCGATGCTTTCCTAATATATCAAGGAAATTCAATACGTAAAAACACTCGCTTGAAAACGAGCAGAGTCTTCAATTTGGTGAGTCTTGAGTGGGTATACCAATTTGACCCGGGTCGATTTTTGGCCCGGAAGGAGTCCACCTGATATCCGGTCCGGAATCCAATATCGAAgatcaaaatagaaaaaaaattggaaaatataCGCCTCTTACAGCATACACCTCACGCCGCATCCATCTTCGCACTTCTCCGTGCCCTAGTTCTCTCTCTCCGATTCACCGGCCACCGCTTTTTGTTGCCGTCGACGCCGGAACCCACACATTTGTCTTCGATTCTTTTGAGAAGCAGTACGTCCCAACAATTACCGCGCTTTCTTGGATGAAATTTTGAAGAATAGTCATAGAGCGGTTTCGGATAGGGGAAAGGAAGCGGAGGAAAGTAGAAGCTCGATTATTCGGTCGAGGTGCGTGGTGTGTTAAAGAATTTAGCTCTctggttgttttttttttaatttgtttgtttttgttaattttgttttgcgAAGAGATAAgctaatttgctatttttgtttttaggttttatttgtggtttttaagtttttgctaAAGTGGGATGGTCCGATTTGAAGCATAGCCATTTTTTTCCCCATATGCATGTAACGGTTTGTTAAAATGTGTGGAAACTGATGTGGTAACTCAGCTTAATTTGAAggttaatgattttttgggtttattttaaaactagTTTTGGCATTAGTATGCAATTGATTCTTGATGATGATTTTGGTCCACGATTACCAATTTCTGACTGGTGTAGGGAGAATAAAGTCTGGCAAACTTGTCTCGACACTTTATACAATCTAGAAGTATTTGCTTTTCTGTTTACTTCCAGTGACTGAGAGATAGtgcaaaaaaatagttaaggGTGGCAAAACCAGGTTAATGTAggatgaataaatatgaaatgccTACTCACCTAAAACTAGTAGAGTATTGAGCTGCAAGTCCTTTTCTGAACTTTTAATCAACTATTCCAAAGTTCAAGCCTGGAGTTTGATTTCTATCTTACTCGAGCTGATATACAGTTAGATGCATATACCCGTAGACCATAGCATTGATAGGATTGTTGAATCCACATAATAGTTTAGAAGATCGGGATGTGGGGCAGGTTATGGATCACGTTGTGGTTTTGGAGAGAGAAAACTCTGATGGCCTTTGAGGCGGTAAAAGCTACATGATTCAAAGTTCAGGTTATGGAATACCATTAAAACTTTACTATTGAAGCAAATAGATGTTTTTGAATtccagaaaatatttcaatttctttggtCTAATCAGAAATTCCATTTCTACTCTTAAAATTGTTGAAATATGCAtagaagggggggggggactCATGTTTTGGTTGCTaatagtattatatgtttatgtGTAGGTAATAGCCACTGATGGCCATTGAGTCTTGTAACGATCAAAAGTTGATGGATGATATGGATGAGGATGATGAACCATTAGTCTTCAAAAGGAGCAGCTCCTCTGCAAAGCAGAGCCAGGGAAACTCAGAAACAAAGAGACCATTGTCGCAGAAGCATGATCGACCATTAAACAGGCCATCACCAGATGTACGACCTCAGAATGGTCAAAGCACCATGATACAAAAGAGCAAGACGGTCCCTTCTTCTAGGACACCTCCTCTTAGATCTCCTCTGGCTAGCCCAAAATCATCTAATTCCTCCGCCAAGGCATTGGCAGTTAGACCCCGGGAGGTGGATCCAAGACCCTCTACTTCGGTGACAGATGAGTCAAATTCTGTGAAGCACCAGATTAAAGATGAGAAGCCATCAACCAAAGCCACTGGTGGACTGAATGAGGACTCAGAGGATTCTGAAGATGATAAACCACTTAGTGCTAGGCTCCCGGCTGGCTTGTCAAAGGTCAACTCTAACCATGCCAACAAAGGGCCTAATGCTTTAACTTCGGTTCAGAAGACTAAGATCCCCAAACCTGAAGATTCAGATGATGAAATACCCTTGTCATCCAAGTTTCAAGTTAAGTCTAATGCTGGGGAATCAACCAACAGGCCTTCTATTTCCGGTGAGAGAAAACCTCTATTGGCCAAATATGACCAAAATGGCTCAGCCTCAGCAGAAAGGAAACCTTCGACTATTTTAAAGAAGAGACCGGCAGATGGCGTAAAATCTGCAGGTGAGTCCTATCTTAAAAAACCTAAGCTTTCAGATGCATCTACAcccaataaaacaaaagagacATCCATTAAAGATGAAATGAAGGATGAAGACGATGAAGATCATGTGCCTATATCTCAGAGAATAAAGCAGCAGACTTCTTCAGATAAGAAATCATCATCTGCGAAGAACATGACTAAACCTATATCTGCATCAGCGAAGAAGACAAGTAAGAAACCGAAGAAGGTTATGAAAAACTCAAAGTATTCTAAGTCATCGAAGGTTCCTCCAAGTTCTGGGGAAGGGCAGAAGTGGACTACACTGGTTCACAATGGTGTAATTTTTCCTCCTCCATACAAGCCTcatggggttaagatgctCTACAAAGGCAAGCCTGTTGACCTAACCCCGGAACAGGAAGAGGTGCCTCACTTTTCCCTCCCTTCCTCCCTTCTCTCCCTCTTTCTCACAATCAGACACACAGAGAGCTTGCAAGTTTTGTCGTTTTGTTAGAATGTTTCTAAAGTGTGTCTTGTTTACTCAGAATCATAtcaacttttttcctttcctttcgACAGGTGGCAACAATGTATGCAGTGATGCTTGATACTGATTACATGAATAAGCCTAAGTTCAAAGAGAACTTCATGGCAGATTGGCGGAAGATACTAGGAAAGAATCATGTTATTCAGAGCTTAGAACACTGTGACTTCACTCCTATATATGAATGGCAtcagaaagaaaaggagaaaaagaaacagatgACTGCTGAGGTACATCACCAATAATTCTCAAATACTTTTGCATGTAATGGCGATGATATTGAACATGGACGGGTTTCcttcttgtttgataattttctaatgTTCTATGAATTTTGCCATCAGAAACAGTTAATATACTCACATGTTACAATTTTTCTTGATGGTAAGCATTTGTGAGCTTGTTATGTTCTTCATTAGTCTTTTTTTCTCAGTTTGAGTTGAAGTTTTTAAGGAGGATTTTGGTGAACAATTTTGTTGCTTGTCTCAATGAAAGAATGCTCCAGTTGTTCTCACTCATATTGGAGTGGATGAACGAAAGACCACGTAGGACTTTGTGCTGCATTTAGTAAAATAACCATAGGATAGCAAAAACTGATAACTGATTATCTACTTGGTGCTGGCCCCTTATCAGTTTTTGGCATGTAGTAACTGTGAACATTTGCTGGGAAATATTGATTGTGTTCTGACTAAGACCTTATGCTGGATGCTTGGACTGCATCATGCTTGGCCTTGGAATGTATGACCATATTTAGTTGCAACTTTGTTTACAAGCCAGATTTCGAGGTTAATTATGTAACTCAAAGTccttgagaaaattaagtaatgGAATAAAGAGACCTACAATTGAAATGTGAATTAGAGGTTTTTATTCCCGAGCGTGTAAAACTAGTGAATCGCATATGTTATGAACATGATTATATTTAGAGAAAATCCACCTATACGACATTGGAatgattttgtaataatttcagCAATTAAGTAGAACAATTTTAGTAATGTCTTTTAACTGTATTTTCACTTACGTGTTCTCTTTTATCACACTTTTTATTGATGACAGTTGGCCATAGAAGCAGATTAGTTTTCTGGCTAGTATTTGATGcacaatttaaattgaaagacCAGCCATATGTTTTCAGAATATAAATGCAACTCTGTGTTAAGTATCTTGCATAAGGTCTCCATTTAAGTGACTGTAATGTAAATGACTTTCTCATAAGGACAGCTTGCTTCACTTggccttttctctttctttggGCAGGAGAAGAAAGCTTTAAAAGAGGAGAAACTGAAGCAAGAAGAAAAGTACATGTGGGCTATCGTTAACGGTGTCAAGGAGAAGGTCTGATCTTCACCTTGATCTATGTCTGTTCTTTGTTTTCccactttatttaaattgatattcatAAAATGAGTACTATGGACATcaaacttttgaaagaaaaaaataagaaaaccaGTGTACATGTTATTTAGACGCATCTGCCCTCTAGAGCCATGCAGGTTTATATGccgatttttgtttttcttcatgaAGTATACCGGTTTTCTTTTCCTGGGTATTCTCTAGTTTTAGCAATGACTTAATCTTGGCAGAAGTTGCTTTGCAACTCATGTACCCATTTTAGCTTGATGAGCTTTTAGGTCTTAGTTAACATTGTTGAGTTATTGTTTGGAATAACAATGTCTGGATTATCCCCATTTGTTATAAATGACTTATTTCGACTGCTGCTGCATTTTGTTAAGAACATTATTGTTGAAACTATGGATTATCCGCTAGACAGTAAATTCAAGTCAGCTGGTTATCTGCGGTATTAATATTGTCAAATGCAGCTTCTGTGTAATAATGATGCTCTCCTGCAATATACTATTACATTGGTGCTTCTTTTAAGGACAGGATCAATCTTGTTCATCCTTCTCCGCCAGAGCTGATTGTCATGCCATTTTGCAGGTTGGAAACTTCAGAGTTGAACCACCTGGATTGTTCAGAGGCCGTGGCGAACATCCAAAGGTGTATTAGAAAGTTCCTTCTAGCAATGAAACATTATTCATGTATGTACAATCGCAGATTAGAGTGGCATTTTAGGTTTTTTAGTGAATCAGTACTCTTAATTGTCACACAGATGGGGAAGCTGAAAAAACGAATCCGCCCAAGTGACATCACTATAAATATTGGAAAGGACGCTCCAATTCCTGAGTGTCCTATACCTGGTGAAAGGTTCTGCTTCATTATCTCAATTTACCTTCCAGAATTTCTTAaagaacaattaaaataaataaataaaaatatagtgcTTCCTAATTCAATGTAAACTGAATTTAAAGTAATCCTTCTGAATTTAATGTTTGGCAGCTGGAAAGAAATAAGGCATGACAATACAGTGACATGGTTGGCATATTGGAATGATCCCATTAATCCAAAGGAATTCAAATATGTTTTCCTGGCAGCAAGCAGTACCTTGAAAGGACAAAGtgataaagagaaatatgagAAAGCCAGACTCTTAAAGGTTTTTGACACAGAATTTACCAATAAGAGCAATATGTATTGGCGATGAATGTTGTGGACAAATTATTAACATCTTATGCTGTTTGAATGAAGGACTACATACATGGTATTCGAGCAGCTTATACCAAGGATTTTACGAATAAAGATCCTACAAAGAAGCAGATAGCAGTTGCCACCTATCTTATTGACAAACTAGCCCTTAGGGCAGGCAATGAGAAGGTATATGGTGCAACAGCTTTTCAGTTATCTGGCATGATCACTTCTGAAATTTCGGGAGCATGTCATGATGAGCTTTACGCTGTTCTTTGCTggttaaatttttagttttttggcCAAGCTTTTCATGATATTTACTTCCATCATGAGTTGCTTGAAAATTATACAGCCTTTTAAAGccattttgttattttaggATGATGACGAAGCTGATACAGTTGGTTGCTGCAcattaaaagttgaaaatgtcGAACCAGTGCCTCCAAATATCTTGAAGGTCATCCATGTTTCATACAACTATTTAAGATTCACTTTCCTGTATGCTTCCTTGATTAGATTCGCCATTTTGATGCTgctgaaaaaattgattttgtaaaATGAACTTCATCTCCTCTAAAAGTGCTTCAAGAAGTTGATGTTTTGAAGGGAAGTCAATACTTGAACCATGCAAAACCCCATTCTGGCTGcattttcaattcaataaagAGTGGattttctcttcctctttGCAGTTTGATTTCCTCGGTAAAGATTCTATAAGATATCAAAATGAAGTTGAGGTTGAAACTCCGGTGTTCAAGGCAATCCAACAGTTTCGTAGTGGTCAGTAAATGATGTGCTGTAATAGCATGCATGTCACTCTAGATTTGTTATTAATGCATTTCTACATATGCATTGTATTATGTCCAGGGAAAAAGGGTAGCGATGATATGTTTGACAGACTTGATACCAGTAAACTAAATGCTCATTTAAAGGAACTGATGCCTGGTCTGACAGCTAAAGTCTTCCGTACGTACAATGCATCTATCACGTTGGATGACAAGGTAAGTTGCAACTTGAGACTCCTTCtcttgaatttgtgtttgttAATATGTCAGCGAGATCTCCCATTTTTTCATCTGGTGGGATGTCTGAGCTGTAAGTATAAATGAAAACTTTGTGGCAAGACTAGCTTCTGGTTCTCCCTTCTGTGCTATGGGGATGAGAGTGGGTTTGGAGTGAAGTGTGGGCAGATGCAGACTGCAACATTGTCCTAAAAGAGAATGATGGTGATTGTACTGAAATTCCAAAGATTAAAAATCAGTATATCGTTTGTGAGTCCTTTGGAATGGAATTGGAGATGGTTACTATGTATTTAAAgcagtaataataacttcatgtATACCAGTGactaatattgatttttgctGTTCTATTGGAAAGTCAACATAGTTCTTTTGAACTGCATTTAGATTTATTCCAGTTACATTTTCTGAATTCACTGAAGCTGTGACCCAATGGGTTTTGCTGTTTCGCTTTTGACCTGACATAAATCACTGATGATGACTAAAATTTTGATCTGTTCTTGCTTTGTCAGTTGTAAAACTTGTTCTTGTCTTGGTGAACAGCAAATTATCTGTTTATTGGAATAGGGCTTAAACAGCTGAAATAATCTGCAATCAGTGCCTTACTCATTGTAAACATGGGGCACAACAAAGCATATTGCAGTGTCAGTGATGTTGCCTTATATCTAGTGACAGTTCGCTTGATTCAACTTACCCTGCTTGTcctatattgaaattttttcaaaatttatgtcaGTGACTCAATATACACTTATCTTTactatgtttaaatttttggttcaTGTGACAGTTGAGCAGGGAGACAAAAGGTGGAGATGTTGCTGAAAAAGTTGTTGTTTATCAGCATGCAAACAAGGAGGTACTGTCAATGTCTAAATGACCTACATTTTGCTGAGTTGTTTTGAGATCTCTAATCTGCATTTCTTCCTTAGGTTGCCATCATTTGTAATCATCAACGCACTGTCTCCAAGTCCCACAGTGCTCAGATGACACGCTTGAATGAAAAGATAGAAGAACTAAAGGTAAATTAACCAACTCTATCTACTATATTGAGATGTTATCAGAGAGAAGTCAATGAGGATTGAGGTGAACTACTAAAGCTGGTTTTGTTCGAAACAAAAGGCTTTCTTACTTAGTTTATAGACAGCAAACTCCTAGAACCACACAGGCCATCTCTGGTTGCTGATGCGCTACTGTCACTACAAACTTGTTTGCTTCTAGTATAGAGATATCCTCGCTCCCTCCCCACcctcccaaaaaaataataataataaaagaaggaAATTAAAGCCTTAGTTTCTCTTCTATTAGGTTGTTAAGATGGCTTACTTGTTTCAGGGTGTTTTAGAAGAACTGCAGACAGATTTGGCTAGGGCAAAAAAGGGGAAACCCCCACTGAAGAGTGCTGATGGGAAGCCAAAAAGGAATTTGAATCCTGATGCGTAAGTAATACTTCTTTGGGTGGGTGGGTTATCCAGTATTGTTATCATCTAGCTGATGGTGACAATGTTGAGCAGATTAGAGAAAAAGATAGCTCAGACCAATGCAAAGATTGAAAAAATGGAACGGGATAAGGAGACGAAAGAGGATTTGAAAACTGTGGCATTGGGTACATCAAAGATCAACTACCTTGATCCTCGGATCACAGTTGCATGGTGCAAACGCCATGAAGTTCCTATTGAAAAGGTTAGGGCTCATCCCCTCTTGATATTATGCGAATCTAGAGAAATTTCTGTATAGTGTATCTGTAATGGCTGTTGTCCTGCAGGGCTAGCTTCACTGACAAGTTGATTTAagtttcttttgaaattcCACTTTTGACTCTCAATGATGCTGGTTCCTTCATGCAGATTTTCAACAAGTCTCTTTTGGCGAAATTTGCCTGGGCAATGGATGTTGATCCTAGTTTCAGATTCTAATACTTTTAGTAGCCCTCATTGGACACATCCTGTTCACCGACACCTACAGAAGGAGAAGACAAAGAATTCTAAACGGCACTGCAGCAGAAACAGTTCGCTAACAGTCATCTGCTAGCaagtttaatttgtttattccTACTTATTGAATTATATGATCTCAATGAAGTTGCAGAGTCAATATCCCATCTTTGAGTAATTCCATCGTTGAATGTGAGAATTTTCCTCGTTATTTCTTATTGAATTATACAATTCAATGAGGTCAGTGTTTGTGTCCAATTGATTCTTCTCACTGATCCGAGTTTAGTTGGTTTGTCTAGGTTGCGATAAGAATCCAGGAACAGAGagaatgaaaaagaagaaatgctCAAGATTTGGAAATCACTGTTATACACATGTAACACCTGGAGTATGATAACACGATGCATGGACTGGAATTTTTCTTAAGATTTTTAATGTGCTAGACCGATGATGATACTGTGATACACTGGGTCTGCTTTATAATTCCATGCAGGATAATGTTCAATAAGACAC
The nucleotide sequence above comes from Sesamum indicum cultivar Zhongzhi No. 13 linkage group LG11, S_indicum_v1.0, whole genome shotgun sequence. Encoded proteins:
- the LOC105173546 gene encoding DNA topoisomerase 1, which translates into the protein MAIESCNDQKLMDDMDEDDEPLVFKRSSSSAKQSQGNSETKRPLSQKHDRPLNRPSPDVRPQNGQSTMIQKSKTVPSSRTPPLRSPLASPKSSNSSAKALAVRPREVDPRPSTSVTDESNSVKHQIKDEKPSTKATGGLNEDSEDSEDDKPLSARLPAGLSKVNSNHANKGPNALTSVQKTKIPKPEDSDDEIPLSSKFQVKSNAGESTNRPSISGERKPLLAKYDQNGSASAERKPSTILKKRPADGVKSAGESYLKKPKLSDASTPNKTKETSIKDEMKDEDDEDHVPISQRIKQQTSSDKKSSSAKNMTKPISASAKKTSKKPKKVMKNSKYSKSSKVPPSSGEGQKWTTLVHNGVIFPPPYKPHGVKMLYKGKPVDLTPEQEEVATMYAVMLDTDYMNKPKFKENFMADWRKILGKNHVIQSLEHCDFTPIYEWHQKEKEKKKQMTAEEKKALKEEKLKQEEKYMWAIVNGVKEKVGNFRVEPPGLFRGRGEHPKMGKLKKRIRPSDITINIGKDAPIPECPIPGESWKEIRHDNTVTWLAYWNDPINPKEFKYVFLAASSTLKGQSDKEKYEKARLLKDYIHGIRAAYTKDFTNKDPTKKQIAVATYLIDKLALRAGNEKDDDEADTVGCCTLKVENVEPVPPNILKFDFLGKDSIRYQNEVEVETPVFKAIQQFRSGKKGSDDMFDRLDTSKLNAHLKELMPGLTAKVFRTYNASITLDDKLSRETKGGDVAEKVVVYQHANKEVAIICNHQRTVSKSHSAQMTRLNEKIEELKGVLEELQTDLARAKKGKPPLKSADGKPKRNLNPDALEKKIAQTNAKIEKMERDKETKEDLKTVALGTSKINYLDPRITVAWCKRHEVPIEKIFNKSLLAKFAWAMDVDPSFRF